The Synechocystis sp. PCC 7509 genome includes a window with the following:
- a CDS encoding aspartyl protease, whose product MSLSVEAMLDTGFTELVAINKQDVQSLDWGFLRQNKLKTAQGESFFDVYLGRVVIDEHEFEVTVFAGDEIREILLGSQWLKVFKLTADYSENSVTLE is encoded by the coding sequence TTGAGTCTTTCTGTAGAAGCTATGCTAGATACTGGTTTTACAGAACTTGTAGCAATAAATAAACAAGATGTACAGAGCCTTGATTGGGGGTTTTTACGTCAAAATAAATTAAAGACAGCCCAAGGGGAATCATTTTTTGATGTTTATTTAGGTAGGGTAGTTATAGATGAGCATGAATTTGAGGTTACTGTTTTTGCTGGAGATGAAATTAGAGAGATTTTACTAGGTTCTCAATGGCTCAAAGTCTTTAAATTAACAGCAGATTATTCAGAAAACAGCGTAACTTTAGAGTAG
- a CDS encoding dipeptide epimerase produces the protein MQIKIEVFTVNKRFPLTISRGTTAQTTNIWVKIADDGIEGWGEASPFCLGNHSQSTEMLIEALQKIAPILSNYHPLQRQQISQLLQSYSIPSSAQAGIDMALHDWLGKQVQLPLWQLWGVDCDRIVPTSVTIGINSPEKAQERTIDWLNFVDVKVLKVKLGSTLGIAADKAMLLAVKEVAPNQEIFVDANGGWSLEDAVIMSDWLGELGIKYIEQPLARGEESKLLELKMRSPLPIFVDESCMISQDIPILANSVAGINIKLMKAGGLSEALRMVHTAKAYGLQIMFGCYSDSTLANTAAAHLSPLADYLDLDSHLNLTDDPFSGATMQQGRLLPNDKPGLGVEYRAVGN, from the coding sequence ATGCAAATAAAAATTGAAGTATTTACTGTAAATAAGCGTTTTCCTTTAACTATCAGTCGCGGTACAACGGCGCAAACAACAAATATTTGGGTAAAAATAGCTGATGATGGCATTGAAGGCTGGGGAGAAGCTTCGCCTTTTTGTTTAGGAAACCATAGCCAATCTACGGAAATGCTCATTGAAGCATTACAAAAAATCGCACCAATCCTAAGTAATTATCATCCCTTACAAAGGCAACAAATTTCTCAATTATTGCAATCTTACTCGATTCCATCTTCAGCGCAAGCGGGTATAGATATGGCTTTGCATGATTGGTTGGGGAAACAGGTACAGTTACCTTTATGGCAATTGTGGGGAGTAGATTGCGATCGCATTGTCCCAACTTCGGTAACAATTGGTATTAATTCCCCCGAAAAAGCCCAAGAAAGAACCATTGATTGGTTAAACTTCGTAGATGTAAAGGTGCTAAAAGTCAAGCTAGGAAGCACGTTAGGAATTGCAGCCGATAAAGCGATGCTGTTAGCCGTCAAAGAAGTAGCACCAAATCAAGAAATTTTTGTAGATGCTAATGGTGGTTGGAGTTTAGAAGATGCGGTAATAATGAGCGATTGGCTGGGAGAATTGGGAATTAAGTATATAGAACAACCATTAGCAAGAGGAGAGGAAAGTAAACTATTAGAATTAAAAATGCGATCGCCTTTACCAATATTTGTTGATGAAAGCTGCATGATTAGCCAAGACATCCCTATACTTGCAAACTCTGTAGCGGGAATCAATATTAAGTTAATGAAAGCTGGTGGTTTAAGCGAAGCGTTGCGAATGGTGCATACTGCTAAAGCTTATGGGTTGCAAATAATGTTTGGTTGCTATTCTGATAGTACATTGGCTAATACCGCCGCCGCACATTTATCGCCTTTAGCAGATTATCTTGACTTAGACAGTCACTTAAACTTAACAGACGATCCTTTTAGCGGTGCAACAATGCAACAAGGAAGATTGCTGCCTAATGATAAACCTGGTTTGGGAGTAGAATATCGTGCGGTTGGGAATTAA
- a CDS encoding glutathione peroxidase, which translates to MEGQRVPAITFRTRKDNQWMDVTTNDLFGGKTVVVFSLPGAFTPTCSSTHLPGYNELAPVFKENGVDDIVCMSVNDTFVMNEWMKDQQANNLTVIPDGNGEFTEGMGMLVDKTDLGFGKRSWRYSMLVKDGLIEKMFIEPNVPGDPFEVSDADTMLSYINAEAVKPKVVSLFTKVGCPFCARAKEMLSEHGMDYEEIVLGKDITNRSLRAVTGAMTVPQVFINSKLIGDSEALAAYLHAS; encoded by the coding sequence ATTGAAGGGCAAAGAGTCCCTGCTATTACTTTCCGTACTCGTAAAGACAATCAATGGATGGATGTAACTACCAATGATTTATTTGGCGGTAAGACGGTAGTTGTATTTTCTTTACCCGGTGCTTTTACTCCTACTTGTTCGTCAACTCACCTCCCCGGTTATAACGAGTTAGCGCCAGTTTTTAAGGAAAATGGCGTAGATGATATTGTTTGTATGTCTGTTAACGATACTTTCGTAATGAACGAATGGATGAAAGATCAGCAGGCAAACAATCTTACAGTGATTCCTGATGGTAATGGCGAATTTACCGAAGGGATGGGAATGCTGGTAGATAAAACAGATTTGGGCTTTGGCAAGCGATCATGGCGTTATTCGATGCTAGTAAAAGATGGCTTGATTGAAAAGATGTTTATTGAGCCAAATGTACCGGGCGATCCTTTTGAGGTATCGGACGCGGATACAATGCTCAGTTATATCAATGCCGAAGCTGTAAAGCCCAAAGTCGTGTCTTTGTTTACAAAAGTAGGTTGTCCTTTCTGCGCTCGTGCGAAAGAAATGCTCAGTGAGCATGGCATGGATTACGAAGAAATTGTATTAGGCAAAGACATTACCAACCGCTCTTTACGGGCTGTTACCGGAGCAATGACTGTTCCTCAAGTGTTTATCAATAGCAAGCTGATCGGCGATTCTGAAGCCCTAGCGGCTTATCTTCACGCTTCCTAG
- a CDS encoding cation:proton antiporter gives MEASFQITLAIAIAVIAGIGAQVIAEYLKVPSIVFLLLFGILLGSDGTGLLHPQLLGAGLEVIVALATAVILFEGGLNLEMRDLGKVSGSLRNLVTIGPLITLIGGGMAAHWLGEFPWAIAFLYAALVVVTGPTVVSPLLRHVKVDRQVATLLEGEGVLIDPVGAILAVVVLDTILNGEADPVLALSGLVLRLGIGGGIGAAGGWLLSLIFKHAHFISDELKNLVVLAGLWGLFALAQLIRSESGLMATVVAGVVLGSSSIPEERLLRRFKGQLTILGVSVLFILLAADLSIASIFALGWGSLFTVLVLMFVVRPINIAACTWNSGLNLQQKLFLCWVAPRGIVSASVASLFSILLTERGINGGDSIKALVFLTIIITVFCQGLSAGLVAKWLKIASTEATGAIIVGCNPLSLLIARLFKERGESVAIIDTDPLTRQQAEAENISFFLSSALDPEVLEEAGLSSIGTFIAMTGNGEVNFVLAQRAAEEFNPPRVLAVFPRTPLANNGNNTTKISQAFLPELAIKTWNDYLTNGRVKLGTTTLNEPGLEFQQAHLQALIRAGELMPLFVEREGRSQIAVSSDQWLEGDRIIYLLHDPRPILLKRLSGERQSSRLTLEKLAEVEEVPITLLTPP, from the coding sequence ATGGAAGCATCTTTTCAAATAACTTTAGCGATCGCAATCGCTGTAATTGCAGGTATTGGCGCTCAAGTAATCGCCGAATATCTTAAAGTACCCAGCATTGTATTTTTGCTGTTATTTGGGATTTTGCTAGGTTCTGACGGTACGGGTTTGCTACATCCCCAGTTACTAGGCGCAGGCTTAGAGGTAATTGTCGCCCTAGCAACGGCGGTAATTTTATTTGAAGGCGGGCTAAATCTGGAAATGCGAGACTTGGGGAAAGTCTCTGGAAGTCTGCGTAACCTGGTGACAATAGGGCCGTTAATTACTCTAATTGGTGGTGGAATGGCGGCGCACTGGTTGGGGGAATTTCCCTGGGCGATCGCTTTTTTGTATGCGGCTTTAGTTGTAGTTACAGGGCCTACGGTAGTTAGTCCGCTATTGCGCCATGTAAAAGTAGATCGTCAAGTGGCTACTCTTTTAGAGGGGGAAGGAGTTTTAATCGATCCAGTAGGAGCAATTCTAGCGGTTGTTGTCCTAGACACAATTTTAAACGGGGAAGCCGATCCCGTCTTAGCATTGAGCGGGTTAGTTTTGCGTTTGGGTATTGGTGGTGGGATTGGTGCAGCAGGTGGTTGGTTATTAAGTTTGATATTTAAACACGCTCATTTTATCTCAGATGAGCTAAAGAACTTAGTAGTATTAGCTGGGTTATGGGGTTTATTTGCCTTGGCGCAATTAATTCGCAGCGAGTCGGGGTTAATGGCGACAGTGGTAGCAGGTGTGGTACTCGGTTCGTCCTCCATCCCGGAAGAAAGGTTATTGCGACGCTTCAAAGGGCAATTAACTATTCTTGGCGTTTCGGTACTGTTTATTTTGCTGGCGGCGGATTTATCTATTGCTAGCATATTTGCTTTGGGCTGGGGTAGCTTGTTTACAGTATTGGTACTAATGTTTGTTGTGCGGCCAATTAATATTGCGGCGTGTACATGGAATAGCGGCTTGAACTTGCAGCAAAAGCTATTTTTATGTTGGGTTGCACCCAGAGGTATTGTCTCAGCATCGGTAGCTTCTTTATTTTCAATTTTATTAACCGAGCGAGGAATCAATGGCGGCGACTCCATCAAAGCTTTAGTATTTCTAACAATTATCATCACAGTTTTTTGTCAAGGGTTAAGCGCTGGATTGGTAGCTAAGTGGCTAAAAATTGCCTCTACTGAAGCAACAGGAGCGATAATTGTAGGTTGCAATCCTTTGAGCCTTTTAATTGCGCGGTTATTTAAAGAGCGAGGAGAATCTGTAGCGATCATTGATACCGATCCCTTAACTCGCCAACAAGCAGAAGCGGAAAATATATCTTTTTTCTTGAGTAGTGCTTTAGATCCAGAAGTATTAGAGGAAGCAGGACTTAGTTCCATAGGTACTTTTATCGCTATGACGGGTAATGGAGAGGTGAATTTTGTGTTGGCGCAAAGAGCGGCGGAAGAATTTAACCCACCTAGAGTTTTAGCAGTATTTCCCCGCACTCCCCTAGCCAATAACGGGAATAATACGACAAAAATTAGTCAAGCATTTTTACCAGAATTGGCAATCAAAACTTGGAATGATTATCTCACCAATGGCAGAGTTAAGTTAGGGACAACAACGCTGAATGAGCCAGGTTTGGAGTTTCAACAGGCGCATTTGCAAGCATTGATTAGAGCAGGGGAATTAATGCCTTTATTTGTCGAAAGAGAAGGACGAAGTCAAATAGCGGTTTCTAGTGACCAATGGCTAGAAGGCGATCGCATTATTTATCTATTGCACGATCCTAGACCAATATTATTAAAACGTTTATCGGGCGAACGGCAATCAAGTCGTTTGACGCTGGAGAAGTTGGCAGAAGTTGAGGAAGTTCCAATTACGCTTTTAACTCCTCCTTAA
- a CDS encoding DUF1611 domain-containing protein, with amino-acid sequence MRLGINQKVAILLHDGVKGIYGKTGLALLRFSDASIVAVIDRQCAGESLSQLTGINRHVPIVASVEEALSYAPEVLVIGIAPSGGKLPVEWLPEIKQAIEAGLSIVNGLHTPMATMPEFQALKAGQWIWDVRQEPKNIEVASAKAQTLSCQRFLTVGTDMGIGKMSTSLELHKVSQKQGMRSHFIATGQTGIMICGDGVALDAVRVDYAAGAVEQLVMRYGDCDILHVEGQGSLLHPGSTATLPLIRGTQPTALILVHRAGQTHVRNHPNVLIPPLTEVVKLYEMVATAGGAFKKVKVSAIALNTAHLDENAAKQAINQVQEDTNLPCTDPVRFGAEILLDAGKTN; translated from the coding sequence GTGCGGTTGGGAATTAACCAAAAAGTTGCTATTTTGCTTCATGATGGCGTTAAAGGTATTTATGGCAAAACAGGATTAGCATTACTGCGGTTTAGCGATGCTTCTATTGTTGCTGTAATCGATCGCCAGTGTGCGGGAGAATCTTTATCGCAATTGACGGGAATTAATCGCCATGTACCAATTGTGGCGAGTGTAGAAGAAGCTTTAAGTTATGCGCCAGAAGTTTTAGTAATTGGGATTGCACCTTCTGGGGGAAAATTACCCGTTGAATGGTTGCCAGAAATAAAGCAAGCTATAGAAGCAGGTTTGTCAATTGTTAATGGTTTGCATACACCAATGGCAACTATGCCAGAGTTTCAAGCATTGAAAGCTGGACAATGGATTTGGGATGTTAGACAAGAACCGAAAAATATAGAAGTTGCTAGTGCTAAAGCGCAAACTCTTTCTTGTCAGCGCTTTCTTACCGTTGGTACGGATATGGGAATTGGTAAGATGTCCACTAGCTTAGAATTACATAAAGTCTCTCAAAAACAGGGAATGCGATCGCATTTTATCGCTACTGGACAAACAGGAATCATGATTTGCGGCGATGGTGTCGCTTTAGATGCGGTGCGCGTAGACTACGCTGCTGGCGCTGTAGAACAATTAGTTATGCGTTATGGCGATTGTGACATTTTGCACGTAGAAGGACAAGGATCGTTATTACATCCCGGTTCTACAGCAACTTTACCTTTGATTCGAGGTACGCAACCAACGGCATTAATTTTAGTTCACCGTGCGGGACAAACTCATGTTCGCAACCATCCAAATGTATTGATTCCACCGCTTACAGAGGTCGTAAAGCTCTATGAAATGGTGGCGACGGCTGGGGGAGCGTTCAAAAAAGTTAAGGTAAGTGCGATCGCTCTTAATACGGCGCATTTGGATGAAAACGCCGCCAAACAAGCTATAAACCAAGTTCAAGAAGACACTAATTTACCATGTACCGATCCCGTGCGATTTGGTGCAGAAATTTTATTAGATGCTGGGAAAACGAATTAG
- the msrA gene encoding peptide-methionine (S)-S-oxide reductase MsrA — translation MIFGLGKKTTIPTAEKALPGRSQSMQVPNSHFVNGNPLKAPYPDGMETAVFGFGCFWGAERKFWTVEGVYTTAVGYAGGITPNPTYEEVCSGMTGHNEVVLVVFDPKVVSYETLLKVFWESHNPTQGMRQGNDVGTQYRSGIYTYSDNQKLAAEASIAAYQEALTKAGYKEITTEIVDAPEFYFAESYHQQYLAKNPGGYCGLGGTNVSCPIGVQV, via the coding sequence ATGATATTTGGACTTGGCAAAAAAACAACCATCCCTACCGCCGAAAAAGCATTGCCGGGGCGATCGCAATCCATGCAAGTACCCAATAGCCATTTTGTCAACGGTAATCCTCTTAAAGCCCCTTATCCCGATGGTATGGAAACGGCAGTATTTGGATTCGGCTGTTTTTGGGGAGCGGAGCGCAAATTTTGGACGGTAGAAGGGGTTTATACCACGGCGGTGGGCTACGCTGGCGGAATTACCCCCAATCCTACCTATGAGGAAGTTTGTTCGGGAATGACTGGACACAATGAAGTAGTTTTAGTTGTCTTCGATCCCAAGGTTGTCAGCTACGAAACTTTGCTTAAAGTTTTTTGGGAAAGCCACAACCCAACTCAAGGAATGCGTCAAGGTAATGATGTCGGTACTCAATACCGTTCGGGAATTTATACTTATTCCGATAATCAAAAGCTTGCTGCCGAAGCATCCATTGCAGCTTATCAGGAAGCCTTAACTAAAGCAGGCTACAAAGAAATCACTACCGAAATTGTTGATGCTCCTGAATTTTACTTCGCTGAAAGCTACCATCAGCAGTACCTCGCCAAAAACCCCGGTGGCTACTGCGGTTTAGGTGGCACAAATGTTTCTTGTCCGATTGGCGTTCAAGTCTAA
- a CDS encoding GIY-YIG nuclease family protein — MEIQTVLYIYSFPSYLRGEPRVKIGRTSGSIDADPRELAFQRIKAQIKKTSHPEKPQLLGAVTVPGDWVEITIHSQLKEQGYHISEAPGIEWFKFPSHKELQDFLDRLYRAVIIDDFSELGGGRKDIQGNSFESIISAFGVKKLNGIDLLPDLKVRGFLRLTT, encoded by the coding sequence ATGGAAATACAGACGGTTCTTTACATCTACTCATTCCCTTCGTATCTAAGGGGAGAGCCAAGAGTTAAAATTGGAAGAACTTCTGGGAGTATTGATGCCGATCCTAGAGAATTGGCATTTCAGCGTATAAAAGCACAAATTAAAAAAACTTCGCATCCAGAAAAGCCACAGTTACTGGGTGCAGTTACAGTACCAGGCGATTGGGTAGAAATAACCATTCATTCCCAATTGAAGGAGCAGGGTTATCATATTTCAGAAGCACCGGGAATTGAATGGTTTAAATTTCCTAGTCACAAAGAACTACAGGATTTCCTAGATAGACTCTATAGAGCAGTTATTATTGATGACTTCTCAGAGTTGGGTGGAGGACGAAAGGATATTCAAGGCAATTCCTTTGAATCGATAATTTCTGCCTTTGGAGTAAAGAAGCTTAACGGAATTGACCTCCTCCCCGACCTTAAGGTACGGGGATTCCTAAGACTCACGACTTAG
- a CDS encoding ACT domain-containing protein, translating to MIGELNLTTLLRSMKPKLFEEDYVFCSVPTERVATLNLIPVCQFRESEGMTLIITKQQAEEVNLDYEFVCQMITLSVHSSLEAVGFLAAITNKLAENEISVNAVSAYYHDHLFVPANKAEKVMQILTDMSK from the coding sequence ATGATTGGAGAACTAAATTTAACCACTCTTTTGCGGTCAATGAAACCTAAGCTTTTTGAAGAAGATTATGTATTTTGCTCTGTTCCTACAGAGCGAGTTGCAACACTTAATCTAATTCCTGTTTGTCAGTTTAGAGAATCAGAGGGAATGACTTTAATAATAACTAAACAGCAAGCAGAGGAAGTCAATTTAGATTATGAATTTGTTTGCCAAATGATTACTTTATCAGTTCATTCTAGTTTAGAAGCAGTGGGTTTTTTAGCGGCTATAACTAACAAACTAGCTGAAAACGAAATTAGTGTAAATGCAGTTTCTGCCTATTATCACGACCATTTATTTGTACCTGCAAACAAAGCAGAAAAAGTTATGCAAATACTTACGGATATGAGCAAGTAG
- a CDS encoding lysozyme inhibitor LprI family protein — protein sequence MKWYLLAVIFASLFSEQTIATPQLAQTINCGKATNTVELNECTGREAKAADRKLNQVYQQLRPKISTKQRQRLTQAQLDWIKFRDRTCEYEAGEWEGGTGASAAYLSCLARVTTQRTADLQRYLDR from the coding sequence ATGAAGTGGTACTTACTAGCGGTAATTTTTGCCTCTTTATTTAGCGAACAAACTATTGCTACGCCCCAATTAGCTCAAACAATTAATTGTGGTAAAGCTACAAATACCGTAGAACTTAATGAATGTACAGGGCGAGAAGCAAAAGCCGCCGATCGCAAGCTTAACCAAGTTTATCAACAACTAAGACCAAAAATATCTACTAAACAAAGGCAAAGATTGACTCAAGCTCAGTTAGATTGGATTAAGTTTCGCGATCGCACTTGTGAGTACGAAGCTGGAGAATGGGAAGGAGGTACTGGCGCAAGCGCCGCTTACCTCTCTTGTTTAGCAAGAGTGACGACGCAACGCACCGCAGACTTGCAACGTTACTTGGATAGATAA
- a CDS encoding aldo/keto reductase, which translates to MRYKLLGNSGLRVSEICLGTMSFGEDFGWGISEIESRQIFDAFVEAGGNFIDTANEIYNGGSSEKFLGEFIATNRDRIVLSTKYTDSLPTTDPNLAGNQRKNMVQSLERSLKRLKTDYIDLFWLHSWDFVTPIEEIMRAFDDLVRSGKVLYIGIADAPAWVISRANTIAELRGWTPFIATQIEYSLVERTAERELLPMAQELNIGIIAWSVLASGILLKENTLNGQLPLDELTNSEFAIASLVQKIAQETNRSPAQVAINWVRSKGIIPILGANKLSQLQTDLACLDFQLSTEHLKALDDASTIELGFPHDFLAITKESTFGGMFNLIGDRASS; encoded by the coding sequence ATGAGATACAAATTACTCGGAAATAGTGGGCTGAGGGTTTCAGAAATATGTTTAGGAACGATGAGTTTTGGGGAAGATTTTGGCTGGGGGATTTCTGAGATTGAAAGCCGCCAAATTTTTGATGCGTTTGTGGAAGCGGGGGGAAATTTTATTGATACTGCTAATGAAATTTACAACGGCGGTAGCAGCGAGAAGTTTTTAGGAGAATTTATTGCTACCAACAGAGATCGCATTGTTCTATCTACAAAATATACTGATAGCTTGCCAACAACCGATCCCAATCTTGCAGGCAATCAGCGCAAAAATATGGTGCAGTCTTTAGAGCGCAGCCTCAAGCGGCTCAAAACCGATTATATCGATTTATTTTGGCTGCATTCTTGGGACTTTGTGACTCCCATAGAAGAAATTATGCGGGCTTTTGATGATTTGGTGCGATCGGGAAAGGTGCTTTATATTGGTATTGCTGATGCCCCCGCTTGGGTGATATCTCGTGCTAATACTATAGCCGAGTTGCGGGGCTGGACTCCCTTTATTGCCACTCAAATTGAGTACAGCTTAGTAGAGCGAACTGCGGAGCGCGAACTTTTACCAATGGCACAGGAGCTTAATATTGGCATAATTGCTTGGTCTGTTTTGGCAAGCGGTATTCTTTTAAAAGAAAACACTCTCAATGGGCAATTACCTCTAGACGAACTAACTAATAGCGAATTTGCGATCGCAAGTCTTGTGCAAAAAATAGCCCAAGAAACTAATCGTTCTCCAGCCCAAGTGGCAATCAATTGGGTACGCAGCAAAGGAATTATCCCCATTTTGGGTGCAAATAAGCTGTCACAGTTGCAAACGGATTTAGCTTGTCTTGATTTTCAGCTATCTACCGAACACTTAAAAGCTCTTGATGATGCCAGCACAATTGAGCTTGGCTTCCCTCACGATTTTTTAGCCATAACAAAAGAATCAACTTTTGGAGGGATGTTTAATTTAATAGGCGATCGCGCTAGTAGTTAA
- the argH gene encoding argininosuccinate lyase, translated as MSQQQTWSQRFESALHPAIAIFNASIGFDIELIEYDLTGSIAHAKMLAHSRIIPPEEAEQLVQGLEQIRQEYKNGQFTPGIEAEDVHFAVEKRLTEITGDVGKKLHTARSRNDQVGTDIRLYLRDKIKAICTDIRKFQQTLLQIAEQNVEILIPGYTHLQRAQPISLAHHLLAYFQMLQRDFERLQDVYKRVNISPLGSGALAGTTFPIDRHYTAELLHFDGVYANSLDGVSDRDFAIEFLGAASIIMVHLSRLSEEVILWSSEEFRFVKLTDSCATGSSIMPQKKNPDVPELVRGKTGRVCGHLQGLLMLMKGLPLAYNKDLQEDKEALFDTVKTVTACLEAMTILFEEGIEFQTKRLAEAVAEDFSNATDVADYLAARGIPFREAYNLVGKVVKTCLAEGKLLKDLSLLEWQQLHPAFSEDIYDAIAPRQVVAARNSYGGTGFEQVKSAIANARVQIEVQS; from the coding sequence GTGAGTCAACAACAAACTTGGAGTCAGCGATTTGAATCAGCTTTGCATCCGGCGATCGCAATTTTTAACGCTAGTATCGGTTTTGATATTGAATTAATTGAGTACGATCTTACGGGTTCTATTGCTCACGCTAAAATGCTGGCTCATAGTCGGATTATTCCCCCAGAGGAAGCCGAGCAATTAGTTCAAGGATTGGAACAAATCCGCCAAGAGTACAAGAACGGACAATTTACCCCAGGAATTGAAGCGGAAGACGTACATTTTGCTGTCGAAAAACGGTTAACGGAAATTACTGGTGATGTAGGCAAAAAACTACACACCGCTAGATCCCGTAACGATCAAGTTGGTACAGATATTCGCTTATATCTGCGTGACAAAATTAAAGCAATTTGCACAGATATCCGCAAGTTTCAACAGACTTTACTGCAAATTGCCGAGCAAAATGTTGAAATTCTTATCCCCGGCTACACGCACCTCCAACGCGCTCAACCGATAAGTTTGGCTCACCACCTCCTTGCTTACTTTCAAATGCTTCAGCGCGACTTTGAACGCCTGCAAGATGTATATAAGCGAGTCAATATCTCTCCCCTCGGTAGTGGGGCTTTGGCGGGAACTACTTTCCCGATTGACAGACATTACACGGCGGAACTATTACATTTTGATGGAGTTTACGCAAATAGTTTAGACGGAGTGAGCGATCGCGATTTTGCCATTGAATTCCTGGGTGCAGCTAGTATTATCATGGTTCACCTCAGCCGCTTGTCGGAAGAAGTCATACTATGGTCATCGGAAGAATTTAGGTTTGTCAAGCTGACAGATAGCTGCGCCACAGGTTCTAGCATTATGCCCCAAAAGAAAAACCCCGATGTACCGGAATTAGTTAGGGGTAAAACGGGGAGAGTCTGCGGACATCTGCAAGGGTTATTAATGTTGATGAAAGGGCTACCTCTGGCTTACAACAAAGACTTACAAGAAGACAAAGAAGCATTGTTTGACACTGTAAAAACTGTTACGGCTTGCTTGGAAGCAATGACAATTTTGTTTGAAGAAGGAATAGAATTTCAGACTAAACGCCTAGCAGAAGCTGTAGCAGAAGATTTTTCTAATGCCACCGATGTCGCCGATTATTTAGCAGCGCGGGGTATTCCCTTTCGTGAGGCTTACAATTTGGTGGGAAAAGTCGTTAAAACTTGCCTTGCAGAGGGGAAATTGCTTAAAGATTTAAGTCTGCTGGAATGGCAACAATTGCACCCAGCTTTTAGCGAAGATATCTATGATGCGATCGCCCCTCGTCAAGTAGTAGCAGCGCGTAATAGCTACGGTGGTACAGGCTTTGAGCAGGTAAAAAGTGCGATCGCTAATGCTCGCGTTCAAATTGAGGTTCAATCATGA
- a CDS encoding 4-hydroxy-3-methylbut-2-enyl diphosphate reductase: protein MDTKAFKKSLQHSENYHRKGFGKAAEVATLLKTEYQSNLVQLIRDNNYTLTRGDVTIRLAESFGFCWGVERAVAMAYETRQHFPTERIWITNEIIHNPSVNQRLREMQVQFIEVTNGNKDFSVVNSGDVVILPAFGASVQEMQLLNDLGCKIVDTTCPWVSKVWNTVEKHKKGDYTSIIHGKYNHEETIATSSFAGKYLIVLNLEQAEYVANYILNGGDAGEFMTKFSRAHSEGFNPDEDLKQIGIANQTTMLKSETELIGKLFERTMMRKYSPSQLTEHFQTFNTICDATQERQDAMFQLVEEKLDLMVVIGGFNSSNTTHLQEIAIERGIASYHIDCAERIDTNGIEHRLLDGNLQLTPHWLPKGAITIGVTSGASTPDIVVADTVEKIFALKANN, encoded by the coding sequence ATGGATACAAAAGCTTTTAAAAAGTCGCTCCAACACTCGGAAAACTACCACCGTAAAGGATTCGGTAAAGCTGCCGAAGTTGCTACATTGTTGAAAACCGAGTATCAAAGCAATTTAGTTCAGCTTATCCGCGATAACAACTACACTCTTACGCGCGGGGATGTCACTATTCGTTTAGCAGAGTCTTTTGGTTTTTGTTGGGGAGTAGAACGCGCTGTAGCGATGGCTTACGAAACTCGTCAGCATTTCCCCACCGAACGAATTTGGATTACTAACGAGATTATTCACAACCCTTCAGTAAATCAACGTTTGCGCGAAATGCAGGTGCAATTTATTGAAGTAACTAACGGTAATAAAGATTTTTCCGTTGTCAATTCTGGCGATGTAGTTATTCTTCCCGCTTTTGGCGCAAGCGTTCAAGAAATGCAGCTACTCAACGATTTAGGCTGTAAAATCGTCGATACTACTTGTCCTTGGGTTTCTAAAGTCTGGAATACCGTTGAAAAGCACAAAAAAGGCGATTATACATCAATTATTCACGGCAAGTATAACCACGAAGAAACGATTGCTACAAGTTCTTTTGCTGGAAAGTATTTAATTGTTCTCAATCTCGAACAAGCAGAGTATGTAGCCAATTACATTCTTAATGGTGGCGACGCTGGCGAATTTATGACTAAGTTTAGCCGCGCTCATTCCGAAGGGTTTAACCCCGATGAAGACTTAAAACAAATTGGTATTGCTAATCAAACTACCATGCTCAAAAGTGAAACCGAGCTTATTGGTAAGTTATTTGAACGGACAATGATGCGAAAATATAGTCCTAGTCAACTAACCGAGCATTTCCAAACCTTTAATACTATCTGCGATGCTACCCAAGAACGTCAAGACGCGATGTTTCAACTTGTCGAGGAAAAGCTAGATTTAATGGTAGTAATTGGCGGTTTCAATTCTTCTAACACCACCCATTTGCAAGAAATCGCTATAGAGCGGGGTATTGCTTCCTATCATATCGACTGCGCCGAACGCATTGATACTAATGGTATCGAGCATCGCTTACTTGATGGTAATTTACAACTAACTCCGCATTGGCTGCCAAAAGGTGCAATTACCATCGGAGTTACATCAGGAGCTTCTACACCGGATATAGTTGTAGCAGATACAGTAGAAAAGATTTTTGCCTTAAAAGCAAACAATTAA